The Pseudarthrobacter sp. NS4 genome includes a window with the following:
- the gltX gene encoding glutamate--tRNA ligase, whose amino-acid sequence MTTASASPAASIPPVTPDTPVRVRFCPSPTGTPHVGLIRTALFNWAYARHTKGTMVFRIEDTDSARDSEESYHQLLDALKWLGIDWDEGVEVGGPHEPYRQSQRSDIYQDVIKRLRDGGFIYESFSTPEEIEARHRAAGRDPKLGYDAFDRTLTDEQIAEFKAQGREAVLRFRMPDEDITFNDLVRGDITFRAGSVPDFAVVRANGAPLYTLVNPVDDALMGITHVLRGEDLLSSTPRQIALYRALHAVGVARYMPEFGHLPYVMGQGNKKLSKRDPESSLFLHRERGFIPEGLLNYLSLLGWSLSADEDIFTVDQLVEHFDIHDVLGNPARFDLKKAEAINGTHVRMLAPEVFRQRLAPYLRAADLVGEILTDREEEILTEAAPLIQERITLLGEAPEMLAFLFKSDDAIDIADDARKGLPENLAEVLDAAITALEPVDEWTPDNIQTALKQALVEDLGIKPRLAFGPVRTAVSGRRISPPLFESMVILGKESSLRRLRTFRG is encoded by the coding sequence ATGACTACTGCTTCTGCGTCGCCTGCTGCCTCCATCCCGCCCGTCACCCCGGACACCCCCGTTCGCGTCCGCTTCTGCCCTTCGCCCACGGGAACCCCGCACGTTGGATTGATCCGTACGGCCCTTTTCAACTGGGCCTACGCCCGGCACACCAAAGGCACCATGGTGTTCCGGATCGAGGACACCGATTCGGCGCGTGACAGCGAGGAAAGCTACCACCAGCTGCTGGACGCGCTGAAGTGGCTGGGGATTGACTGGGACGAGGGCGTGGAGGTGGGCGGCCCGCATGAGCCGTACCGGCAGTCGCAGCGCAGCGATATCTACCAGGACGTCATCAAGCGGCTTCGTGACGGCGGGTTCATCTACGAGTCCTTCTCCACGCCGGAGGAGATCGAGGCCCGCCACCGCGCCGCGGGACGGGACCCGAAGCTTGGCTACGACGCTTTTGACCGGACGCTGACAGACGAGCAGATCGCGGAGTTCAAGGCCCAGGGCCGTGAGGCCGTCCTGCGCTTCCGGATGCCTGACGAGGACATTACGTTCAACGACCTGGTCCGCGGCGACATCACCTTCCGCGCCGGCTCCGTGCCCGACTTCGCAGTAGTGCGGGCCAACGGCGCTCCGCTGTACACGCTGGTCAACCCCGTGGACGATGCACTCATGGGCATCACCCACGTACTGCGCGGTGAGGACCTGCTCAGCTCCACCCCCCGGCAGATTGCCCTCTACCGGGCCCTCCACGCGGTGGGAGTTGCCCGGTACATGCCTGAATTCGGCCATCTTCCCTATGTAATGGGCCAGGGCAACAAGAAGCTTTCCAAGCGCGACCCCGAGTCCAGCCTGTTCCTGCACCGCGAACGCGGCTTCATCCCCGAGGGCCTTCTCAACTACCTTTCCCTGCTGGGCTGGTCACTCAGCGCTGATGAGGACATCTTCACCGTGGACCAGCTCGTGGAGCACTTCGACATCCACGACGTCCTGGGCAACCCGGCGCGCTTCGACCTGAAGAAGGCCGAGGCGATCAACGGAACCCACGTACGGATGCTCGCTCCGGAGGTGTTCCGTCAACGGCTGGCACCCTACCTGCGCGCCGCGGATCTGGTGGGCGAGATTCTGACTGACCGAGAGGAAGAGATACTCACCGAGGCCGCTCCACTGATCCAGGAGCGCATCACGCTGCTCGGCGAGGCCCCGGAAATGCTTGCGTTCCTCTTCAAGTCCGACGACGCCATCGACATCGCCGATGACGCCCGCAAGGGACTGCCGGAGAACCTGGCCGAAGTACTCGATGCGGCAATCACGGCGCTCGAGCCAGTTGATGAGTGGACCCCGGACAATATCCAGACGGCACTCAAGCAGGCGCTGGTGGAGGACCTCGGGATCAAGCCGCGGCTCGCCTTCGGCCCCGTCCGCACAGCGGTTTCCGGACGCCGGATCTCGCCGCCGCTGTTTGAGTCAATGGTGATCCTGGGCAAGGAATCATCCCTGCGCCGGCTCCGGACCTTCCGCGGCTGA
- a CDS encoding fumarylacetoacetate hydrolase family protein, producing MRIVRFVVDSDPLYGVVEGETGSEEITVIHGDPFFNGVERTSVRHKLEDVRLLAPIIPRSKVIGVGRNFVEHAHELGNEVPAQPLLFLKPNTAVVGPNDPVVLPEFSEEVSFEAELCVVIGRICKDVPEERVDDVIFGYTCGNDLTARDVQKTDLQWTRAKGFDTSAPLGPWIETELDTEDLQIQGRLNGELRQDGSTSQMIRGVRELVSVVSQAFTLLPGDVIMTGTPAGVGLVNAGDRFEVEIEGIGRLSNPVVRR from the coding sequence ATGCGTATTGTCAGGTTTGTCGTCGATTCTGATCCCCTCTACGGCGTTGTCGAAGGTGAAACGGGCAGTGAGGAAATCACTGTCATCCACGGAGATCCCTTCTTCAATGGCGTGGAGCGCACGTCCGTCCGCCACAAGCTGGAAGACGTGCGGTTGCTTGCGCCCATCATCCCGCGCAGCAAGGTCATCGGCGTCGGCCGCAACTTCGTGGAGCACGCGCATGAACTCGGCAACGAAGTGCCCGCGCAGCCGCTCCTCTTCCTGAAGCCCAACACCGCCGTCGTTGGCCCCAACGATCCGGTTGTGCTGCCGGAATTCTCCGAAGAAGTCTCGTTTGAGGCGGAACTGTGCGTGGTGATCGGCCGGATCTGCAAGGACGTCCCCGAGGAACGCGTGGACGACGTTATCTTCGGGTACACCTGCGGCAACGACCTCACCGCCCGGGACGTCCAGAAGACCGATCTGCAGTGGACGCGCGCCAAGGGCTTTGACACCTCCGCGCCGCTCGGTCCATGGATCGAGACTGAGCTGGACACCGAGGACCTCCAGATCCAGGGCCGCCTCAACGGCGAACTGCGCCAGGACGGCAGCACCAGCCAGATGATCCGCGGGGTCAGGGAACTCGTGTCCGTTGTCTCGCAGGCCTTCACCCTGCTTCCCGGTGACGTCATTATGACCGGCACCCCGGCGGGCGTCGGCCTGGTCAATGCCGGTGACCGTTTTGAAGTGGAGATCGAAGGCATCGGGCGGTTGTCCAACCCGGTCGTCCGCCGCTGA
- a CDS encoding MBL fold metallo-hydrolase produces the protein MTPASGPILQRSSDLTQFILAPNPGPMSLEGTNSYVLRAAGYPGAVVVDPGPLDDAHLRALAAGPVELILITHRHADHTAGAARLHELTAAPVRAADPEHCHGGGEPLQDGVVIHAAGVGITVLAAPGHTSDSLCFLLPDDGPHGSVLTGDTILGRGTTMLDYPDGTLGDYLATLDRLEALGAATVLPAHGPVLPSVESIARDYRLHRQERLGQIRAALDQLGRDATAGEVADVVYADVDPSVRRAAETSVAAQLHYLREEGGQG, from the coding sequence GTGACCCCAGCTTCCGGCCCCATCCTGCAACGCAGCTCAGACCTGACGCAGTTCATCCTGGCCCCCAACCCCGGACCGATGAGTCTGGAGGGAACAAATTCGTACGTGCTTCGCGCGGCGGGTTATCCCGGTGCTGTCGTAGTGGATCCGGGACCTCTGGACGACGCCCACCTGCGGGCACTTGCCGCCGGCCCGGTGGAGTTGATTCTCATTACCCACCGCCACGCGGACCACACTGCAGGTGCTGCCCGCCTTCATGAACTGACAGCTGCCCCGGTCCGTGCTGCCGATCCCGAGCACTGCCACGGCGGCGGCGAACCCCTGCAGGACGGTGTGGTGATCCATGCTGCCGGAGTGGGCATCACCGTGCTGGCCGCGCCCGGCCACACGTCCGATTCGCTGTGCTTCCTCCTTCCCGACGACGGCCCCCACGGATCAGTGCTGACCGGCGACACCATCCTGGGGAGGGGCACCACCATGCTTGACTACCCGGACGGCACCCTGGGGGACTACCTCGCCACCCTGGACAGGCTTGAGGCGCTCGGTGCGGCCACCGTCCTGCCGGCACACGGGCCGGTGCTGCCCTCTGTGGAGTCCATTGCCCGGGATTACCGCCTGCACCGGCAGGAGCGGCTCGGCCAGATCCGGGCGGCGCTGGACCAGCTCGGCCGGGACGCCACCGCGGGTGAGGTGGCTGACGTGGTGTATGCCGACGTCGACCCTTCCGTCCGGCGGGCGGCTGAAACGTCAGTGGCCGCCCAGCTTCACTACCTGCGCGAAGAAGGCGGGCAGGGCTGA
- a CDS encoding branched-chain amino acid aminotransferase: protein MTQTAHGVEFSQQLSANPKSAEERAAILANPGFGDHFTDHTAIVDYSVDANGNGGWHNPRVEAYGPITLDPSAAVLHYGQEIFEGLKAYRHADGSIWSFRPEANAARLNKSARRLALPELPAEYFLGAIRELVAADKEWVPAGDGEALYLRPFMIATEAFLGVRAAREVSFRVIASPAGNYFGGELKPVSIWISREYARAGRGGTGDAKCGGNYAASLIAQQEAEANGCKQVLFLDQFNDNAVEELGGMNVFFVMKDGSLVTPALTGTILEGITRMSVIQVAKDMGRDVTERKITLDEWREGVASGEIAEVFACGTAAVITPIGVLKDATEFIGSEDATAGETTMAIRQRLLGIQTGAVPDTHGWLTRLA, encoded by the coding sequence ATGACTCAGACCGCCCATGGCGTCGAATTCAGCCAGCAGCTTTCGGCCAACCCGAAGTCTGCTGAAGAGCGTGCAGCCATCCTGGCAAACCCGGGATTCGGCGACCACTTCACCGACCACACCGCCATCGTCGACTACAGCGTGGACGCGAACGGCAACGGCGGATGGCACAATCCCCGGGTTGAGGCCTATGGCCCCATCACCCTTGACCCATCCGCTGCTGTGCTGCACTACGGCCAGGAGATCTTCGAAGGACTCAAGGCCTACCGCCACGCCGACGGCTCCATCTGGAGTTTCCGCCCGGAAGCCAACGCCGCCCGCCTCAACAAGTCCGCCCGGCGGCTGGCCCTTCCGGAACTGCCGGCAGAGTACTTCCTTGGAGCCATCCGCGAACTGGTGGCCGCAGACAAGGAATGGGTTCCGGCCGGCGACGGCGAAGCCCTGTACCTGCGGCCGTTCATGATCGCTACCGAGGCCTTCCTGGGCGTCCGTGCCGCCCGCGAAGTTTCTTTCCGCGTGATCGCCTCGCCCGCCGGCAACTACTTCGGCGGCGAACTCAAGCCGGTGTCCATTTGGATCTCGCGCGAGTACGCCCGGGCCGGCCGCGGCGGGACCGGCGATGCCAAGTGCGGCGGCAACTATGCCGCTTCGCTCATCGCGCAGCAGGAGGCCGAAGCCAACGGCTGCAAGCAGGTTCTCTTCCTTGACCAGTTCAACGACAATGCCGTCGAGGAACTGGGCGGCATGAACGTCTTCTTCGTGATGAAGGACGGCTCGCTGGTCACCCCTGCGCTGACCGGCACCATCCTCGAAGGCATTACCCGGATGTCCGTCATTCAGGTGGCCAAGGACATGGGCCGCGACGTCACCGAGCGCAAGATCACCCTTGATGAGTGGCGTGAAGGCGTTGCCTCGGGTGAGATCGCAGAGGTTTTTGCGTGCGGTACGGCTGCCGTCATCACGCCCATCGGGGTGCTGAAGGACGCCACTGAATTCATCGGCTCCGAAGACGCCACGGCAGGGGAGACCACCATGGCCATCCGCCAACGGCTGCTGGGCATCCAGACAGGCGCGGTCCCGGACACCCACGGGTGGCTGACGCGCCTGGCCTAG